From Myxococcales bacterium, the proteins below share one genomic window:
- the dnaX gene encoding DNA polymerase III subunit gamma/tau, which translates to MSYQVLARKYRPQKFSDVVGQDHITTTLKNAIKSGRLHHAYMFTGARGIGKTTVARILAKALNCFSPVDAEPCGECQNCREITSGTLMDVQEIDGASNNSVDAVREISERVRYMPSSAKYKIYIVDEVHMLSTSAFNALLKTLEEPPAHVIFMFATTESHKIPATILSRCQRYDFRRIPSTLIAKELSRIAGNEGVKVDDSALRIIAHEATGSLRDAESLFDQAIAFSGDEITSEVIGRMLGTLDRKRLYGFLSAVMNRDSASALSLLEDAYRFGIDLVRFAVEILELIRHMLVISECKGDSKGIDLPPDEVAMLVKLVSGRASEEMLGMFNVWYRIAEDVSRSAFPKMLLEIGVMRMVRASDVKNIGEILARIDDIVSPGARRQVKDSAIPVQAPSTSKKSPEQAAALKFEPASSSSSPSDGGGGRWLEFMRWVSIQRPQIASILQNGVFVGIDGSLVKLSFNNMLYADMLTEEDRKKQLDDLMEKFFKNKMSVIVGVISDDSSGPDAARRKRDMMREALGNDIVKKTADILNARIHDVKVEGEDH; encoded by the coding sequence ATGTCATATCAGGTCTTGGCCAGAAAATATCGCCCCCAGAAATTTTCCGATGTCGTGGGGCAGGACCACATCACTACAACTTTGAAGAACGCGATCAAGTCGGGAAGGTTGCATCATGCCTATATGTTTACCGGAGCCCGCGGAATAGGCAAAACCACCGTCGCAAGAATTCTGGCCAAGGCGCTCAACTGTTTTTCACCGGTAGATGCCGAGCCGTGCGGAGAATGCCAGAACTGTAGAGAGATAACCTCCGGAACTCTGATGGATGTTCAGGAAATCGATGGCGCTTCCAATAATAGCGTCGATGCGGTGCGCGAGATAAGCGAGCGGGTCAGGTACATGCCCTCGTCGGCCAAATATAAAATCTACATTGTGGACGAAGTTCATATGCTTTCCACAAGCGCCTTCAATGCGCTGCTGAAAACCCTCGAGGAGCCGCCGGCGCACGTGATCTTCATGTTCGCCACCACCGAGTCGCACAAGATTCCGGCCACGATTCTTTCCAGATGCCAGCGTTATGATTTCAGGAGAATTCCGTCGACGCTTATCGCGAAGGAGCTTTCAAGGATAGCCGGCAACGAGGGGGTAAAGGTGGATGACTCCGCCTTGAGAATAATAGCGCACGAGGCGACCGGATCGCTGCGCGATGCGGAATCGCTCTTCGATCAGGCGATTGCCTTCTCGGGGGATGAGATAACTTCCGAGGTGATCGGAAGGATGCTTGGCACACTCGACCGAAAACGCCTTTACGGTTTTCTGAGCGCTGTCATGAATCGTGATTCTGCCTCTGCGTTATCCCTGCTCGAGGATGCCTACAGGTTCGGAATAGACTTGGTGAGGTTCGCCGTCGAGATTCTGGAGCTGATCCGCCACATGCTGGTTATCTCGGAATGTAAAGGCGATTCAAAGGGAATCGATCTTCCGCCAGACGAGGTTGCCATGCTCGTCAAACTCGTCTCCGGAAGAGCTTCCGAGGAGATGCTTGGGATGTTCAACGTCTGGTATCGAATAGCTGAAGACGTTTCCCGCTCGGCATTTCCGAAGATGTTGCTTGAAATAGGAGTTATGAGGATGGTCAGGGCCTCCGACGTTAAAAACATCGGTGAGATATTGGCGCGAATAGACGATATAGTTTCTCCCGGCGCGAGGCGGCAAGTTAAAGATTCCGCGATTCCCGTGCAAGCTCCCTCCACCTCGAAGAAATCTCCTGAACAGGCTGCGGCGCTCAAGTTCGAGCCCGCTTCTTCCTCTTCTTCTCCTTCCGACGGAGGGGGGGGGAGATGGCTGGAATTCATGCGATGGGTGTCGATACAGAGACCCCAGATCGCATCGATACTTCAGAACGGTGTTTTCGTGGGGATAGATGGTTCGCTGGTTAAACTGTCGTTCAACAACATGCTCTACGCAGATATGCTCACTGAAGAGGATCGCAAAAAACAGCTCGACGACCTTATGGAAAAATTTTTCAAAAACAAAATGTCTGTAATCGTGGGAGTTATATCAGACGATTCGTCAGGGCCGGATGCCGCGCGTCGCAAAAGGGATATGATGCGCGAGGCTCTTGGAAATGACATAGTCAAGAAGACGGCCGACATACTTAACGCCCGCATCCACGATGTGAAGGTGGAAGGCGAGGATCACT
- a CDS encoding sensor histidine kinase has product MISIASMSETPPPPATPEPVELAANLPAIPSRYPFSKDFMQVSSYEQGTYLQLLWEKYLDVAHSLGSRVGPTPLNDHLLSVGNDLSLIKKVDSVTLNPLQLLAPVMFGNYAIGEYKRISESLESWFTESWVKKLVDTVSMITEISSKMFASGSFPISPIHNAVRKVAELHEEAQKESDSFFAFHQKLNKAIKSTLNIMQVPNEEVERAREVMMVGASLIHDLNNINTAVLGASELGNFFLKRGNNQEAMEKILETIGIFKYDYSESAANLALRLLSPRGRDYDVSVSLSSKVNLKLPSNMEFAYFRSIYELLLNSIKYRDPNKATKIASIRQFIRGNNFVTTIEDNGSGIENVESALNPGNRFHQHLAGGTGMGLASVSKLAQQHGWNFSIHSTPGIGTMATIEMGLKQLPMLSANPAGQMFNSGTFMHTSPRTSPLPFSASNFAITSSMAFVKTCWLH; this is encoded by the coding sequence GTGATTTCTATCGCATCGATGTCGGAAACACCCCCCCCACCAGCAACGCCTGAACCTGTAGAGCTCGCCGCCAACTTGCCAGCGATTCCGAGTCGCTATCCGTTCAGCAAAGATTTTATGCAGGTATCCAGTTATGAGCAGGGAACTTATCTTCAGTTGCTCTGGGAAAAGTATCTCGATGTAGCGCATAGTCTGGGTTCGAGAGTGGGCCCCACCCCTCTGAATGATCACCTCCTTTCGGTAGGCAATGATCTTTCTCTCATTAAAAAGGTCGATAGCGTGACTCTCAACCCACTTCAACTTCTTGCCCCCGTGATGTTCGGGAATTATGCGATTGGTGAATACAAGCGCATCTCTGAATCTTTGGAATCATGGTTTACTGAATCCTGGGTCAAAAAGCTTGTGGACACTGTGAGCATGATAACAGAGATAAGCTCCAAGATGTTCGCATCAGGAAGTTTTCCAATTTCACCAATTCACAACGCTGTTAGAAAAGTTGCAGAATTACACGAGGAGGCTCAAAAGGAGTCTGACAGCTTTTTTGCATTTCACCAAAAGTTGAACAAGGCGATAAAGTCCACGCTGAATATAATGCAGGTTCCTAACGAAGAGGTGGAAAGGGCGAGGGAAGTGATGATGGTCGGAGCATCGCTCATCCACGATCTTAACAATATAAACACGGCAGTTTTAGGTGCCAGCGAACTAGGCAATTTCTTCCTGAAGAGAGGAAATAATCAGGAAGCCATGGAAAAAATCTTGGAGACGATAGGAATTTTCAAATACGACTATTCAGAATCAGCGGCGAATTTGGCGCTCAGGCTTCTCTCTCCGAGAGGAAGGGATTACGACGTTTCAGTAAGTTTATCCAGCAAAGTCAATCTGAAGTTGCCAAGCAACATGGAGTTCGCATATTTCCGCTCGATATACGAGCTGCTTCTAAACTCGATAAAATACCGCGACCCAAACAAAGCGACAAAAATCGCCAGCATCAGACAGTTCATCAGAGGAAACAACTTCGTCACAACCATTGAGGACAACGGATCAGGAATCGAAAATGTAGAAAGCGCCCTCAACCCCGGAAACCGTTTCCACCAGCACCTCGCTGGTGGAACAGGAATGGGACTGGCCTCCGTATCGAAGCTTGCGCAGCAGCATGGCTGGAATTTCTCCATACATTCCACACCAGGAATCGGAACCATGGCGACGATCGAAATGGGCCTGAAACAACTTCCCATGTTGAGTGCAAATCCCGCGGGTCAGATGTTCAATTCCGGCACTTTCATGCACACTTCACCTAGGACCTCGCCGTTGCCGTTTTCCGCTTCAAATTTCGCAATTACTTCATCCATGGCCTTCGTAAAAACCTGCTGGCTCCATTGA
- the dusB gene encoding tRNA dihydrouridine synthase DusB — MEKFHPIKIGTLSLKNNLIAAPMAGLSALPYRVLAMEMGCALAMSEMVSAEGTIRAGEKTKRYFKNDESVRPFGLQVFGANPESIGKSIEMLSSEPVDLFDINMGCPVHKVCKKGAGAALMKNPELVSKIVAAARKATEKPLTIKIRAGWNSKSINCIEIAKIAESCGADAVAIHARTREQEFSGKADWSHIAAVKSALKIPVIGNGDIKSRHDALEMIEQTRCDAIMIGRAAIGNPWIFRAILDSDFSEPGRKERLLTATRHLEMLREFLGEHSAALAMRSIISWYTKGIPGVKEFMRNIQRSKGTAEMKSLIDQFAANI, encoded by the coding sequence ATGGAAAAATTTCATCCAATAAAGATCGGGACCCTCTCTCTGAAGAACAACCTGATAGCCGCTCCTATGGCCGGGCTCTCAGCGCTACCGTATCGCGTCCTAGCGATGGAAATGGGATGCGCGCTGGCGATGTCTGAGATGGTATCGGCAGAAGGTACGATCAGGGCCGGAGAAAAAACAAAGCGCTACTTCAAAAATGACGAAAGCGTCCGACCCTTCGGACTTCAGGTATTCGGGGCAAACCCTGAAAGCATAGGCAAGTCGATTGAGATGCTCTCTTCCGAGCCAGTCGACCTCTTCGACATAAATATGGGATGCCCCGTGCACAAAGTCTGCAAAAAGGGGGCTGGCGCAGCGTTGATGAAAAATCCCGAACTCGTATCGAAAATAGTAGCCGCAGCAAGAAAGGCGACCGAAAAACCCCTCACCATAAAAATACGCGCTGGCTGGAATTCTAAGTCCATCAACTGCATCGAGATAGCCAAGATAGCCGAGAGCTGTGGAGCTGACGCAGTTGCAATTCATGCTCGGACGCGCGAACAGGAATTTAGCGGCAAGGCCGACTGGAGCCACATAGCCGCGGTCAAATCCGCGCTGAAAATTCCCGTCATAGGAAATGGCGATATCAAATCCCGCCACGATGCTTTGGAGATGATCGAACAGACGCGATGCGACGCAATTATGATAGGACGTGCTGCAATTGGAAATCCTTGGATATTCAGGGCGATACTCGATTCTGACTTCAGTGAGCCCGGTCGCAAGGAGAGGCTGCTCACTGCGACGAGACACCTCGAAATGTTGCGAGAATTTCTTGGCGAACATTCCGCGGCTCTTGCAATGCGATCGATAATATCATGGTACACTAAGGGGATACCGGGAGTGAAGGAATTCATGCGCAATATCCAGAGATCCAAGGGCACAGCCGAAATGAAGAGTTTGATAGATCAATTTGCCGCAAACATTTGA
- the maf gene encoding septum formation protein Maf codes for MKKPAVTLKKMLVVATASEARRNLITDLGIDPILESVDIDESAIAGEGLHDYVRRLAISKASAVIPPSAESIIVSVDTAIGIEDAIVGKPSDETHAIKILKELSGKTHEVLSSIALRDVECNTIDVETTRTKVRFNILSDAMISWYISTGEWKNRAGAYAIQGKGMSLVESLDGCLTNVIGISIPSFIRMISKYTL; via the coding sequence ATGAAAAAACCTGCCGTAACACTGAAAAAGATGTTGGTGGTGGCCACCGCCTCGGAAGCCAGAAGAAATCTGATAACGGATCTCGGAATAGATCCTATTCTGGAATCAGTTGATATAGACGAAAGTGCAATCGCAGGAGAGGGGCTTCACGATTACGTGAGAAGGCTGGCAATATCCAAGGCCTCCGCCGTCATCCCTCCTTCCGCTGAAAGCATAATCGTCTCCGTTGACACTGCGATAGGAATAGAAGATGCTATCGTAGGCAAGCCGTCAGACGAAACTCACGCTATAAAAATATTGAAGGAGCTTTCCGGAAAAACGCATGAGGTATTGAGCTCGATCGCGCTGCGTGATGTTGAATGCAATACTATCGACGTCGAAACCACGCGCACCAAGGTTCGTTTCAACATTTTATCCGATGCCATGATCAGCTGGTATATCTCAACCGGCGAATGGAAAAATCGCGCAGGCGCTTACGCGATACAGGGGAAAGGGATGTCGCTGGTGGAATCCCTGGATGGATGTCTCACTAACGTAATAGGGATATCGATCCCTTCTTTTATCAGGATGATCTCGAAATACACCCTCTGA
- a CDS encoding Ig-like domain-containing protein, giving the protein MEVSVKRGIKIVLFFLVILIASACGMDPMDLDHLSSQRADTESGLYETVKLSIENGASHVRSDVSIEIKFPRSLQRGAGNEKNIFLLDIADVESSTSSDERDGLFAGICDLKLSVPAAVSTYDRINFAIRPYDELKEGAVYALCILDSIVYQDGDTFPGMVASFRTMLPRRVKIAMTSPSDGEAGVSVSRAIKIVFDGMVDLSILEDENFEIFSEEGDYVNGALSYRENSPIANIAFEPDEELLPGTRYFARISGAFEDVDGECLAGRSGDGDCNKFIYEWSFVTAN; this is encoded by the coding sequence ATGGAGGTGAGCGTAAAGAGAGGGATTAAAATTGTGCTATTCTTCCTGGTGATCCTTATCGCATCTGCGTGCGGAATGGATCCGATGGATCTCGATCACCTTTCGAGTCAACGTGCGGACACGGAGAGCGGATTGTATGAGACTGTGAAGCTTAGCATCGAGAACGGAGCCTCACACGTCAGATCGGATGTGTCGATAGAGATAAAATTTCCGCGCTCGCTTCAACGCGGCGCAGGGAATGAAAAAAATATCTTTCTGCTCGACATCGCCGATGTAGAATCCTCGACAAGCAGCGATGAGAGGGACGGGCTATTTGCAGGTATATGCGACCTCAAGCTTTCCGTGCCAGCCGCCGTTTCTACCTACGATAGAATAAATTTCGCCATACGACCATATGATGAGTTGAAGGAGGGAGCCGTCTATGCGCTATGCATTCTTGACTCCATAGTTTATCAGGATGGCGATACCTTTCCCGGAATGGTTGCGAGTTTTCGCACGATGCTTCCAAGGCGCGTAAAAATAGCGATGACATCCCCTTCGGACGGCGAGGCGGGCGTGTCGGTATCGCGTGCGATAAAAATTGTATTCGACGGCATGGTAGATCTGTCCATCCTCGAAGATGAAAATTTCGAAATCTTTTCCGAAGAGGGCGATTATGTGAATGGCGCGCTATCTTACAGGGAAAATTCTCCTATTGCCAATATTGCCTTTGAACCAGATGAGGAACTCTTGCCGGGGACCAGATACTTCGCAAGGATTTCCGGAGCGTTCGAAGATGTCGACGGGGAATGTCTCGCAGGCAGAAGTGGCGATGGTGATTGCAATAAATTCATTTACGAATGGAGCTTCGTAACTGCGAATTGA
- the queG gene encoding tRNA epoxyqueuosine(34) reductase QueG, translating to MREIIKNRALELGFCAVGVTSADPVEEISGLEGAISSGRIAGMSWLARNPAMRCDPKSLLKSAKSVICLAYPYGENGVVAADDEQGGVPSGLREDESGNPFQKVARFARGVEYHAFIRKKLEEITAEIEKRNPGADFKICVDTSPILEKALAARAGIGWIGKNTLLINERFGSWILLGEIMTDIEIPTDHPVADLCGECDLCIRSCPTFALLEPRRLDARNCLSYLSIEREVRAGGWFSELLKGRYGCDLCQELCPYNSRKSTGC from the coding sequence ATGAGGGAAATCATAAAAAACAGGGCGCTCGAGCTTGGGTTCTGCGCCGTAGGCGTTACCTCTGCGGATCCCGTCGAGGAGATTTCAGGACTCGAGGGGGCGATATCCAGCGGGAGGATCGCAGGCATGTCGTGGCTGGCACGAAACCCGGCGATGCGCTGCGACCCGAAGTCCCTTTTAAAATCTGCAAAGAGCGTCATCTGCCTCGCCTATCCGTATGGCGAAAATGGAGTAGTTGCGGCTGATGATGAGCAGGGTGGAGTTCCATCTGGTTTAAGAGAAGATGAATCGGGAAATCCCTTCCAAAAGGTGGCGAGGTTTGCGCGCGGCGTTGAGTACCACGCCTTCATTCGAAAGAAGCTGGAGGAGATCACGGCTGAGATAGAAAAGAGAAATCCAGGCGCCGATTTTAAGATATGCGTCGATACTAGTCCCATCCTCGAAAAAGCGCTGGCTGCCCGCGCGGGGATAGGCTGGATCGGGAAAAATACGCTGCTTATAAATGAGAGATTTGGATCGTGGATTTTGCTCGGCGAGATTATGACTGATATAGAAATTCCGACCGATCATCCGGTCGCCGATCTATGCGGCGAATGCGATCTCTGCATCAGAAGCTGTCCCACCTTCGCGTTGTTGGAGCCGCGCAGGCTCGATGCGCGCAACTGTCTCTCCTACCTCAGTATCGAGCGTGAGGTGAGGGCTGGCGGGTGGTTTTCAGAACTCCTGAAAGGGAGATACGGTTGCGACCTCTGCCAAGAGCTCTGCCCCTATAATTCGCGGAAATCCACCGGCTGTTAA